CATATAAAATGCTTTAATATCTTTTGGATAGTCTGTAACAAAGACTGGTTTTTTGAATATTTTTTCTGCCAAATATCTTTCATGTTCTGTTTTAAGATCCATTCCCCATTCTACAGGAATTTCAAATTTTTGTTTAGAATCTTTTAATAATTTTATAGCTTCTGTATATGTTACTCTTGCAAAACCACTTTCTACTATGTTAGTTAACTTATCTATAAGTCCTTTTTGAATAAATGAATTAAAAAATTCCATTTCTTCTTTTGCATTAGTTAATACATATTGAATTATATACTTTATCATATCTTCTATAATATCTAAAGTAACATTCAAATCTGCAAAAGCTATTTCAGGTTCTATCATCCAAAATTCTGCAGCATGTTTTTTTGTATTTGATTCTTCTGCTCTAAATGTTGGTCCAAAAGTATATGTATTTTTAAAAGCTGTTGCAAAAGCCTCAACATGTAATTGCCCTGTTACTGTAAGATATGCAGGTTTTGCAAAAAAATCTTCCTTATAGTCTACCTTCTTTAAATTATTCAAATTTAATGTAGTTACTTGAAACATTTCTCCTGCACCTTCAGCATCTGTACCTGTTATTAAAGGTGTTTGAACATAAACAAAGTTTCTTTCTTGGAAAAATTTATGTATTGCATAAGATAAAAGTGATCTAACTCTAAATACAGCATTAAATGTATTAGTTCTAGGTCTTAGATGAGCAATAGTTCTTAAAAATTCAACACTATGTCTTTTATTTTGTAAAGGATATTTTTCATCGCAAGCATTATATACACTAATCTTATTTGCCTTTATTTCATAATCTTGACCACTACCTATTGATTTTACAACTGTTCCTTCTACTTTAATTGATGAATATACATTTAATTTTGCAATTTCAGAAAAATTATCTAATGTTTCATCATACACTACTTGTATACCTTTAAAATTAGTCCCATCATTAAATTCAATAAAACCAAAATTCTTTTGATCTCTATTTTTCTTTATCCAACCAGATAATTCTACATTTTTGTCTAAGTACTTATCTATCTCTTTTAAAAGTAATCTTAATTCCATATCTATCTCCTCATTCATCTTCTTAAAATTGATTATAGCATATTTTGAAATTTCCTACAATAAAAAGCCTCTAGGTTTAACCTAAAGGCTTTATGCTATAGTAATCTATTATAGTGTTTGAAATATTCCTTTTTTACTATTGTAGCTAATATCATGTAGATAATAATACAAGGTATTAAATATAGGAAATAATTAAGAGGTAAATCAATAAATCCTAGATATTTACCAATTTCTGTAAAAGGAATAATTGTTAATAAAATAATTCCTGATAAAGTTAGTGTTGTAACTGGGAAAGAAGCCCTGCTTTGTATAAATGGTATTTTTATTGTTCTTATCATATGTATTACAAGACTTTGACTCCACATTGATTCAACAAACCAACCTGTTTGAAATAAAGCTATATAGCCTAATTTCATCATATTTAACTGTGTTCCTTGATAAACCTTTGCTAAATTGTGGAATAAAACTCCATGTGATATTACAAGTGGACAAAGTATAAAATACATAAATATATAGGTAGTAATATCAAATATTGAACTTATAGGCCCTATCCATAACATAAAACTTTTAATAGATCCTGCTTCCCATTGACAAGGTTTATCAAGCAAATCATCATCTACATTATCCCAAGGTATAGCTGTACATGACAAATCGTAAATTAAATTTAATATTATTAAATGTAAACTTTCCATTGGTAAAAATGGCAACATTGCTGATGCAACTAATACAGATAACATATTACCAAAATTAGATGAAGCTGTAATTTTTATATACTTTATCATATTAGCATATGTTTTTCTTCCCTCAAGAATACCTTTTTCCAATACTCTCAAATCTTTTTCTAGTAATATTATATCTGCTGATTCTTTTGCAATATCTACTGCTGTATCAACTGATATTCCAATATCAGCCGCTTTCATAGCTGCAGCATCATTTATACCATCTCCTAAAAAGCCAACAACATGTCCATTTTCTCTTAACATACTAACTATTCTTGTCTTTTGTTCAGGGCTTAATTTTGCAAATACATCAGCTACTTCAACAGCAATTTTAAGTCTTTTATCATCCATTTGTTCAATTTCGCTACCCAAAAACATATTATTTATTTTTAAACCAACTTGTTTACAAACTGTTCTTGTAACAAGGTCATTATCTCCAGTCAAAACTTTTGTAGAAACCCCATGTTTTTTCAAAGCTTTTATTGCAGATTCTGTTGATTCCTTTGGTGGATCTAAAAATGCAAGATATCCAATTAATACCATATCAACTTCTTCAGTTAGTTTTCCTCTTTTTTTCTTTGCTAAAGCCAAAACACGAAAACCCTTTTCATTTAATTTATTTACTATATTTAATATTTTTTCTTTTAATTGTTCTGTAACTTCTTTAACTTCTTTATTATCTTCTACATATTTACAAATTGATAACATTTCTTCTACGGCACCTTTAGTAACCATTTTAATTGTTCCAGTTTTCTTATTTTTTACTACAGTAGATAGTCTTCTTCTTTTAAAATCAAAGGGAATTTCATCTATTTTTTCATAATTTTCAGACAAATCTTCTAAATTTTTATCCAAATTTTCTAATTCTTCAGTTTTTTTAATTATAGCTAAATCCATAAGATTTTTATAACCTGTTTGAAAGTAGCTATTTAAATATGCGTATCTTAGTACTCTAACATCATCTAAGCCATTTACATTGTAATAATATTGCAAAACAACCTTATCCTGTGTTATAGTTCCTGTTTTATCAGTACATAAAATATCTATAGCTCCAAAATTTTGTATAGAATTTATATTTTTAACTATAGTATTTTTTTTGCTCATAGATACAGCCCCTTTTGCAAGACTTGTTGTAACTATCATAGGTAACATTTCAGGTGTCAAACCGACAGCTATTGAAATTCCAA
This DNA window, taken from Sneathia sanguinegens, encodes the following:
- the asnS gene encoding asparagine--tRNA ligase; this encodes MELRLLLKEIDKYLDKNVELSGWIKKNRDQKNFGFIEFNDGTNFKGIQVVYDETLDNFSEIAKLNVYSSIKVEGTVVKSIGSGQDYEIKANKISVYNACDEKYPLQNKRHSVEFLRTIAHLRPRTNTFNAVFRVRSLLSYAIHKFFQERNFVYVQTPLITGTDAEGAGEMFQVTTLNLNNLKKVDYKEDFFAKPAYLTVTGQLHVEAFATAFKNTYTFGPTFRAEESNTKKHAAEFWMIEPEIAFADLNVTLDIIEDMIKYIIQYVLTNAKEEMEFFNSFIQKGLIDKLTNIVESGFARVTYTEAIKLLKDSKQKFEIPVEWGMDLKTEHERYLAEKIFKKPVFVTDYPKDIKAFYMKLNEDKKTVRAVDLLAPGIGEIVGGSQREDDYDKLMEVIKQKGLNMDNYEWYLELRKYGSVPHSGFGLGFERMLMYVTGIENIRDVLPFPRTTKSLEY
- the mgtA gene encoding magnesium-translocating P-type ATPase — translated: MEKKTNSERVHFCATHSIIETLNSLKTVLAGLTQEGVEKSRNLNGINKVTKEKKKSVVKRVLEAFINPFTAILLCIAFVSSMTDIIFPYFNLFGSNKQDLNYYTVSIIIILIIISGTLRFIQESRSGNAAEKLLSMITTTCTVTRKEQNKVEIPLDELVVGDIVHLSAGDMIPADLRLLEAKDLFINQASITGESEPIEKISETNKETKSIMEYSNIAFMGTNVISGSATAVVINVGDNTLFGTMASAVAKEAVETNFTKGVNSVSWLLIKFMLLMVPLVFIINGITKGDWISAFLFGISIAVGLTPEMLPMIVTTSLAKGAVSMSKKNTIVKNINSIQNFGAIDILCTDKTGTITQDKVVLQYYYNVNGLDDVRVLRYAYLNSYFQTGYKNLMDLAIIKKTEELENLDKNLEDLSENYEKIDEIPFDFKRRRLSTVVKNKKTGTIKMVTKGAVEEMLSICKYVEDNKEVKEVTEQLKEKILNIVNKLNEKGFRVLALAKKKRGKLTEEVDMVLIGYLAFLDPPKESTESAIKALKKHGVSTKVLTGDNDLVTRTVCKQVGLKINNMFLGSEIEQMDDKRLKIAVEVADVFAKLSPEQKTRIVSMLRENGHVVGFLGDGINDAAAMKAADIGISVDTAVDIAKESADIILLEKDLRVLEKGILEGRKTYANMIKYIKITASSNFGNMLSVLVASAMLPFLPMESLHLIILNLIYDLSCTAIPWDNVDDDLLDKPCQWEAGSIKSFMLWIGPISSIFDITTYIFMYFILCPLVISHGVLFHNLAKVYQGTQLNMMKLGYIALFQTGWFVESMWSQSLVIHMIRTIKIPFIQSRASFPVTTLTLSGIILLTIIPFTEIGKYLGFIDLPLNYFLYLIPCIIIYMILATIVKKEYFKHYNRLL